The sequence GCAGAAGCAGGACATCCTCGAGATGTTCAACGTCGGCGAGCGGCTCGAGCACCTCCTGAAGCAGCTCGAGGCCGAGATCGACATCCTCCAGGTCGAGAAGCGCATCCGCGGCCGCGTGAAGCGGCAGATGGAGAAGAGCCAGCGCGAGTACTACCTGAACGAGCAGGTCAAGGCGATCCAGAAGGAACTCGGCGAGATGGAAGAGGGCGCCGAGCTCGACGAGCTGGAGAAGCGCATCAAGGCGGCCGGCCTGTCGAAGGAAGCCAAGGCCAAGGCCGACGCCGAGCTCAAGAAGCTCAAGATGATGTCGCCGATGTCGGCCGAGGCGACCGTGGTGCGCAACTACATCGATACGCTGATCGGCCTGCCCTGGAAGAAGAAGACCAAGATCAGCAAGGACCTGGCCGCCGCCGAGACGGTGCTCGACACCGATCACTATGGCCTGGACAAGGTCAAGGAACGCATCGTCGAGTACCTCGCCGTGCAGCAGCGCGTCGAGAAGCTCAAGGCGCCGATCCTGTGCCTGGTCGGCCCGCCCGGCGTCGGCAAGACCAGCCTGGGCGAGAGCATCGCCCGCGCCACCAACCGCAAGTTCGTGCGCATGGCGCTCGGCGGCGTGCGCGACGAGGCCGAGATCCGCGGCCACCGCCGCACCTATATCGGCTCGATGCCGGGCAAGATCCTGCAGTCGATGAGCAAGGCCGGCGTGAAGAACCCGCTGTTCCTGCTCGACGAGGTCGACAAGATGGGCGCCGATTTCCGCGGCGATCCGTCGTCGGCGCTGCTCGAGGTGCTCGATCCGGCGCAGAACCATGCCTTCAGCGACCATTACCTCGAGGTCGACTACGACCTGTCGGACGTGATGTTCGTGGCGACCGCCAACTCGCTCAACATCCCGGCGCCGCTGCTGGACCGGATGGAGATCATCCGGCTGGCCGGCTACACCGAGGACGAGAAGGTCAACATCGCCCAGAAATACCTGGTGCCCAAGCAGACCAAGGCCAACGGCCTCAAGGACAACGAACTGGTGATCCAGGAGTCCGCGCTGCGCGACATCGTGCGCTACTACACCCGCGAGGCCGGCGTGCGCAGCCTCGACCGCGAGGTCGCGCGCATCTGCCGCAAGGTGGTCAAGGCGCTGCTGCTCAAGCCGTCCGACCGCAAGGTCACGGTCGGCGCCAAGAACCTCGACAAGTATCTCGGCGTGCGCAAGTACACCTATGGCCTGGCGGAAGAGAGCAACCAGGTCGGCCAGGTCACCGGCCTCGCCTGGACCGAGGTCGGCGGCGAGCTCCTGACCATCGAGGCGGTGTCGCTGCCCGGCAAGGGCAAGATGATCACCACCGGCAAGCTCGGCGACGTGATGCAGGAGTCGATCCAGGCCGCGCTGTCGGTGGTGCGCAGCCGCGCCCAGAGCCTCGGCGTGGAGCCCGACTTCTACCAGAAGCACGACATCCACATCCACTTGCCCGAAGGCGCCACGCCGAAGGACGGCCCGTCGGCCGGCATCGCGATCACCACCGCGATGGTGTCGATCCTGACCGGCATCCCGGTCCGCGCCGACGTGGCGATGACCGGCGAGATCACGCTGCGCGGCGAAGTGCTGCCGATCGGCGGGCTCAAGGAAAAACTGCTGGCGGCGCACCGCGGCGGCATCAAGCATGTGCTGATCCCGGACGGCAACACCAAGGACCTGGTCGAAATTCCCGACAACATCAAGCATCAGCTCGAAATCCACCCGGTCAAATGGATCGATCAAGTGCTGACCCACGCGCTCGAGCGGCAGCCCATGCCAAAGGAAAGTCCGGCCGAGCCGGCTGCTGCACCGGATAATGCCGTTGGCGTAACTCCGGCCGGCGGCAGTGCTCCGGTGACCCACTGAACCGTGCCGAAAATGCCGTGTCGAATCCCCGCAAAGCGAGATTTG is a genomic window of Chitinimonas koreensis containing:
- the lon gene encoding endopeptidase La gives rise to the protein MSQHTELPAHPIDLPLLPLRDVVVFPFMVIPLFVGRPKSIKALEAAMEDGKQILLLAQKNAAKDEPAAGDMYDVGTVATILQMLKLPDGTVKVLVEGSQRALVEDIHEHEGHFTVTARPVPMDAAEDTETEAMRRALLTQFDQFVKLNKKIPPEVLTSLTGIERAGRLADTIAAHLPLKLEQKQDILEMFNVGERLEHLLKQLEAEIDILQVEKRIRGRVKRQMEKSQREYYLNEQVKAIQKELGEMEEGAELDELEKRIKAAGLSKEAKAKADAELKKLKMMSPMSAEATVVRNYIDTLIGLPWKKKTKISKDLAAAETVLDTDHYGLDKVKERIVEYLAVQQRVEKLKAPILCLVGPPGVGKTSLGESIARATNRKFVRMALGGVRDEAEIRGHRRTYIGSMPGKILQSMSKAGVKNPLFLLDEVDKMGADFRGDPSSALLEVLDPAQNHAFSDHYLEVDYDLSDVMFVATANSLNIPAPLLDRMEIIRLAGYTEDEKVNIAQKYLVPKQTKANGLKDNELVIQESALRDIVRYYTREAGVRSLDREVARICRKVVKALLLKPSDRKVTVGAKNLDKYLGVRKYTYGLAEESNQVGQVTGLAWTEVGGELLTIEAVSLPGKGKMITTGKLGDVMQESIQAALSVVRSRAQSLGVEPDFYQKHDIHIHLPEGATPKDGPSAGIAITTAMVSILTGIPVRADVAMTGEITLRGEVLPIGGLKEKLLAAHRGGIKHVLIPDGNTKDLVEIPDNIKHQLEIHPVKWIDQVLTHALERQPMPKESPAEPAAAPDNAVGVTPAGGSAPVTH